In Anaerolineales bacterium, the following are encoded in one genomic region:
- a CDS encoding glycosyltransferase family 2 protein, producing the protein MKLSIVMPVYNEAQTILEILKRVKATGVADEIVVVDDGSQDGTADVLASLNDPQVRLVVHPRNQGKGAAVRTGIQAAQGELILIQDADLEYDPRDIPALLKPMEEGIADVVYGSRFMGAPRRPTMFWHMVANKLLTLITNILYNNILTDMETGYKLFRREALAGITIRSNSFNFEPEITAKLLKRRARIYEVPISFNPRDYSEGKKIKLKDAFEALWALLKYRFVD; encoded by the coding sequence ATGAAGCTCAGCATCGTGATGCCTGTGTACAACGAGGCCCAAACAATTCTGGAGATCCTCAAGCGCGTCAAAGCCACCGGCGTGGCAGATGAGATCGTTGTGGTGGACGATGGTTCACAAGACGGCACAGCAGATGTATTGGCGAGCCTAAATGACCCTCAAGTGCGCCTGGTCGTGCACCCGCGCAATCAGGGCAAGGGCGCGGCGGTGCGCACGGGCATCCAGGCGGCGCAAGGTGAACTGATCCTGATCCAAGACGCCGACCTGGAATATGACCCGCGCGACATCCCGGCGCTGCTCAAGCCGATGGAAGAGGGCATCGCCGATGTGGTCTATGGTTCGCGTTTTATGGGGGCGCCGCGCCGGCCCACGATGTTCTGGCATATGGTGGCCAACAAACTGCTGACGCTGATCACCAATATCCTGTACAACAACATTCTGACGGATATGGAAACCGGCTACAAACTTTTCCGGCGCGAGGCGCTGGCGGGCATCACCATCCGTTCCAACAGCTTCAACTTTGAACCCGAGATCACGGCCAAACTGCTAAAGCGGCGGGCGCGCATTTATGAAGTGCCGATCAGTTTCAACCCGCGCGATTATTCCGAAGGCAAAAAGATCAAGCTCAAGGACGCTTTTGAAGCGTTGTGGGCCTTGCTGAAGTATCGTTTTGTTGACTGA
- a CDS encoding serine/threonine protein kinase, translated as MPLEVGEVLRERYRIAQFISRGGMGSIYLADDLRLQGRQCAVKEVRLDPSLSQETLDQTRAQFLREATVLARLDHTNLPKVSDFFSEEHSDYLVMDYIPGEDLRSLMMAARQRGEFLREEEVLLWASQIGDALHYLHSQDPPILHRDVKPSNIKLTPNGVVKLVDFGLVKILAAQEDTVTIVQGRGTALYTPLEQYGGDTGHTDARSDVYAFGATLYHLLTNTPPIEARERFLNPNSMPAMRELNPEISSRTERTAIWALSLHPEERPQSIQALQEALLGKLEPNSRNSGRLPNPTLADILSSRAERGLLWLAGSLLLLSLIASIGR; from the coding sequence ATGCCCTTAGAAGTTGGCGAGGTGCTGCGCGAGCGCTATCGCATTGCTCAATTCATCAGCCGCGGCGGTATGGGAAGTATATACCTTGCCGATGATCTGCGTTTGCAGGGCCGCCAATGCGCGGTAAAAGAAGTGCGCCTGGACCCGTCCTTGTCGCAGGAAACACTGGACCAGACCCGCGCCCAGTTCCTGCGAGAAGCCACGGTACTGGCGCGCCTGGACCACACCAACCTGCCCAAAGTCTCTGACTTCTTTTCCGAAGAGCACAGTGACTACCTGGTGATGGATTACATCCCCGGCGAGGACCTGCGCTCCTTAATGATGGCCGCCCGCCAACGCGGCGAATTCCTGAGGGAAGAAGAAGTGCTGCTGTGGGCCAGCCAAATCGGCGACGCCCTGCATTACCTGCACAGCCAGGACCCGCCGATCTTGCACCGAGATGTGAAGCCGAGCAACATCAAGCTGACGCCCAACGGCGTGGTGAAGCTGGTGGATTTTGGGCTGGTGAAGATCCTGGCCGCGCAGGAGGATACGGTGACCATCGTGCAGGGGCGCGGCACGGCGCTTTACACGCCGCTGGAGCAATATGGCGGCGACACGGGCCACACAGACGCCCGCAGCGATGTATACGCCTTTGGGGCCACGCTGTATCACCTGCTGACCAATACGCCGCCGATCGAAGCGCGCGAACGTTTCCTCAACCCCAACAGCATGCCAGCCATGCGCGAACTGAACCCGGAGATCAGCTCGCGCACCGAGCGAACCGCGATCTGGGCGCTGAGCCTGCACCCGGAGGAGCGCCCGCAGAGCATTCAGGCCCTGCAAGAAGCCCTGCTAGGCAAGCTGGAGCCGAATTCACGCAACAGCGGGCGTTTGCCCAACCCCACCCTGGCCGATATCTTGAGTTCACGCGCAGAGCGCGGGCTATTGTGGCTGGCGGGCAGCCTGCTATTGCTCAGTCTTATCGCTTCGATTGGACGCTGA